In Rhineura floridana isolate rRhiFlo1 chromosome 1, rRhiFlo1.hap2, whole genome shotgun sequence, the following proteins share a genomic window:
- the LOC133375428 gene encoding cytochrome P450 2C18-like isoform X1 produces the protein MEPLGTATIFLAICFSCLVFFVVRRSRPGDKKLPPGPVPLPIIGNALQLKMNSLPQTLHKLSEKYGPVFTLYFGAERVVALYGYEAVKEALIDHADEFAARGSLPISEKINKGQGIIFSNGEKWKEIRRFVLTTLRNYGMGKKSIEERIQEEGQRLLEKLRDTQEKPFDPKFLLSCAVSNIICAIIFGKRFEYDNKRFMYAMDLFNDNFKVLSSAWGQLYTLFPSFMDFIPGPHHRAIKNMASIKEFVLEEIEEHRATLDPNGLRDFIDCFLIKMGQEKGNGGSVFTVDSLAITTSDLFAAGTETTSSTLRYGLLILLKHSEVQEKVHEEIERVVGRTRSPCMADRGQMPYTDAVIHEIQRFISLIPLSLPHAVVKDTPFRDYVIPKGTTIYPILSSVLHDNTEFPNPKEFDPQHFLHKDGTFRKSNFFMPFSAGKRICAGEGLARMTLFLFLTTILQNFMLKPLTHPKDIDLTPQLSSFGNVPQSYRLSVVPR, from the exons ATGGAGCCTCTGGGAACAGCAACCATTTTCCTGGCAATCTGCTTCTCCTGCCTTGTCTTCTTTGTGGTCAGGCGCAGCAGGCCAGGGGATAAGAAGCTGCCCCCTGGCCCAGTTCCTCTGCCCATTATAGGGAATGCTCTGCAGTTGAAGATGAACAGCTTGCCTCAGACTCTCCACAAG CTCAGTGAAAAGTACGGCCCTGTCTTCACGCTGTATTTTGGAGCGGAACGTGTCGTGGCTCTGTACGGCTATGAAGCAGTCAAAGAAGCCCTAATTGACCACGCAGATGAATTTGCTGCAAGGGGAAGCCTGCCAATTTCTGAAAAAATCAATAAGGGGCAAG GAATTATATTCAGCAATGGGGAGAAATGGAAAGAGATCAGGCGTTTTGTCCTCACCACCCTGCGCAATTATGGAATGGGAAAGAAAAGCATTGAGGAGAGGATCCAGGAGGAAGGCCAGAGGTTGCTGGAGAAGCTCCGAGATACCCAGG AGAAGCCATTTGATCCAAAGTTTCTGCTCAGCTGTGCTGTCTCCAATATCATCTGTGCCATTATCTTTGGGAAGCGATTTGAATATGACAACAAGAGGTTTATGTATGCTATGGACTTATTCAATGACAACTTCAAGGTTCTGAGCTCTGCTTGGGGACAG CTCTACACTCTCTTCCCCTCTTTCATGGACTTCATTCCTGGGCCTCACCACAGAGCGATAAAAAATATGGCCAGCATAAAAGAGTTTGTTTTAGAGGAGATTGAGGAGCACAGAGCAACTCTGGACCCCAATGGACTTCGGGATTTTATTGACTGCTTCCTTATTAAGATGGGCCAG GAAAAAGGTAACGGTGGGTCTGTGTTCACTGTCGACAGCTTGGCTATAACCACTTCTGACTTGTTTGCAGCAGGAACAGAGACTACCAGCTCCACATTGAGATATGGGTTATTGATCCTCCTTAAACATTCAGAGGTACAAG AGAAAGTGCATGAAGAAATAGAGCGAGTGGTTGGCCGAACACGAAGTCCTTGCATGGCCGATCGTGGACAGATGCCTTACACAGATGCTGTCATCCACGAGATCCAGAGATTCATCTCTCTGATCCCACTGAGTCTCCCACATGCAGTGGTCAAAGATACCCCATTCAGAGACTATGTCATCCCAAAG GGCACCACCATCTATCCTATTCTGAGCTCCGTGCTTCATGACAACACAGAATTTCCAAACCCCAAAGAATTTGACCCACAACATTTCTTGCACAAAGATGGCACCTTCAGGAAGAGCAACTTCTTCATGCCGTTCTCAGCAG GTAAGCGCATCTGTGCGGGAGAAGGTTTGGCTCGCATGACGCTCTTCTTGTTCCTCACCACCATATTGCAGAACTTCATGCTGAAGCCCCTCACTCACCCCAAGGACATCGATCTCACGCCCCAGCTGAGCAGCTTTGGCAACGTACCCCAGTCCTATCGGCTCTCTGTTGTCCCTCGCTGA
- the LOC133375428 gene encoding cytochrome P450 2C18-like isoform X2: MEPLGTATIFLAICFSCLVFFVVRRSRPGDKKLPPGPVPLPIIGNALQLKMNSLPQTLHKLSEKYGPVFTLYFGAERVVALYGYEAVKEALIDHADEFAARGSLPISEKINKGQGIIFSNGEKWKEIRRFVLTTLRNYGMGKKSIEERIQEEGQRLLEKLRDTQEKPFDPKFLLSCAVSNIICAIIFGKRFEYDNKRFMYAMDLFNDNFKVLSSAWGQLYTLFPSFMDFIPGPHHRAIKNMASIKEFVLEEIEEHRATLDPNGLRDFIDCFLIKMGQEKGNGGSVFTVDSLAITTSDLFAAGTETTSSTLRYGLLILLKHSEVQEKVHEEIERVVGRTRSPCMADRGQMPYTDAVIHEIQRFISLIPLSLPHAVVKDTPFRDYVIPKVSASVREKVWLA; this comes from the exons ATGGAGCCTCTGGGAACAGCAACCATTTTCCTGGCAATCTGCTTCTCCTGCCTTGTCTTCTTTGTGGTCAGGCGCAGCAGGCCAGGGGATAAGAAGCTGCCCCCTGGCCCAGTTCCTCTGCCCATTATAGGGAATGCTCTGCAGTTGAAGATGAACAGCTTGCCTCAGACTCTCCACAAG CTCAGTGAAAAGTACGGCCCTGTCTTCACGCTGTATTTTGGAGCGGAACGTGTCGTGGCTCTGTACGGCTATGAAGCAGTCAAAGAAGCCCTAATTGACCACGCAGATGAATTTGCTGCAAGGGGAAGCCTGCCAATTTCTGAAAAAATCAATAAGGGGCAAG GAATTATATTCAGCAATGGGGAGAAATGGAAAGAGATCAGGCGTTTTGTCCTCACCACCCTGCGCAATTATGGAATGGGAAAGAAAAGCATTGAGGAGAGGATCCAGGAGGAAGGCCAGAGGTTGCTGGAGAAGCTCCGAGATACCCAGG AGAAGCCATTTGATCCAAAGTTTCTGCTCAGCTGTGCTGTCTCCAATATCATCTGTGCCATTATCTTTGGGAAGCGATTTGAATATGACAACAAGAGGTTTATGTATGCTATGGACTTATTCAATGACAACTTCAAGGTTCTGAGCTCTGCTTGGGGACAG CTCTACACTCTCTTCCCCTCTTTCATGGACTTCATTCCTGGGCCTCACCACAGAGCGATAAAAAATATGGCCAGCATAAAAGAGTTTGTTTTAGAGGAGATTGAGGAGCACAGAGCAACTCTGGACCCCAATGGACTTCGGGATTTTATTGACTGCTTCCTTATTAAGATGGGCCAG GAAAAAGGTAACGGTGGGTCTGTGTTCACTGTCGACAGCTTGGCTATAACCACTTCTGACTTGTTTGCAGCAGGAACAGAGACTACCAGCTCCACATTGAGATATGGGTTATTGATCCTCCTTAAACATTCAGAGGTACAAG AGAAAGTGCATGAAGAAATAGAGCGAGTGGTTGGCCGAACACGAAGTCCTTGCATGGCCGATCGTGGACAGATGCCTTACACAGATGCTGTCATCCACGAGATCCAGAGATTCATCTCTCTGATCCCACTGAGTCTCCCACATGCAGTGGTCAAAGATACCCCATTCAGAGACTATGTCATCCCAAAG GTAAGCGCATCTGTGCGGGAGAAGGTTTGGCTCGCATGA